In Crassostrea angulata isolate pt1a10 chromosome 4, ASM2561291v2, whole genome shotgun sequence, one genomic interval encodes:
- the LOC128181653 gene encoding uncharacterized protein LOC128181653 has translation MSVLLTACRKSKQNAIEKALKKKAEDKKARREAKEARMLAYQADQGMPSMHTECHDTTVWNFMISEETFNISFRMYTGEVFCNGEKMDAMETFAEEDCSCTYDFAMNGHKGRIVTRDGAPNTLTVDGMLVPN, from the exons ATGTCGGTGCTCCTAACAGCCTGTAGAAAAAGTAAGCAAAATGCCATCGAGAAGGCCCTCAAGAAGAAAGCAGAAGATAA GAAAGCTAGGCGTGAGGCCAAAGAAGCCCGGATGCTCGCTTACCAGGCGGACCAAGGAATGCCCTCGATGCATACCGAATGTCATGATACCACAGTGTGGAACTTCATGATTTCTGAAGAAACCTTCAACATTTCCTTCA gAATGTACACTGGTGAGGTGTTCTGCAATGGAGAAAAAATGGACGCTATG gaAACATTTGCGGAGGAAGATTGCAGCTGCACGTACGATTTTGCAATGAATGGACATAAGGGGCGCATTGTGACACGTGACGGCGCCCCCAACACCCTGACCGTCGACGGAATGCTGGTACCCAACtga